One Notolabrus celidotus isolate fNotCel1 chromosome 16, fNotCel1.pri, whole genome shotgun sequence DNA window includes the following coding sequences:
- the lrrc3b gene encoding leucine-rich repeat-containing protein 3B has product MTLLDLWLSRSIPMCLLLQSLVLMALCFPSASMCPKGCICRRDPHLHGLNVTCSQSRLKEIPPSLPVDTVLLRLDHNQIGTVPDQAFHGLRLLRELNLSYNAVETLGEGAFSGIEATLQVLDLSHNRITSVHKDAFARLKARIIVDDNPWHCDCALQQAIGGMAHNHEAAARVLCRSSELRDQEGRPFLAVDTDLCNLAKRTTDYAMLVTMFGWFAMVISYVVYYVRQNQEDARRHLEYLKSLPSKPKKPDEADDISTVV; this is encoded by the coding sequence ATGACTCTGCTGGACTTGTGGCTGTCGCGCTCCATCCCCATGTGCCTGCTCCTTCAGAGCCTTGTCCTCATGGCCCTGTGCTTCCCCTCGGCCAGCATGTGTCCAAAGGGCTGCATCTGCCGTCGCGACCCCCACCTCCACGGCCTGAATGTGACCTGCAGTCAGTCCCGCCTCAAAGAGATCCCCCCCAGCCTCCCAGTAGACACTGTCCTGCTGAGGCTGGACCACAACCAGATTGGCACCGTGCCCGATCAGGCCTTCCATGGACTCAGGCTTTTGAGAGAGCTCAACCTTTCTTACAACGCAGTGGAGACTTTAGGGGAAGGTGCCTTCAGTGGCATAGAGGCGACGTTACAGGTGTTGGACCTCTCCCACAACCGCATCACTAGCGTACATAAGGATGCCTTTGCTCGGCTCAAAGCTCGCATCATTGTGGATGATAACCCCTGGCATTGTGACTGTGCTCTGCAGCAGGCGATCGGTGGAATGGCGCACAATCACGAGGCAGCGGCCCGGGTCCTGTGCAGGAGCTCAGAGCTTCGAGACCAGGAGGGACGACCTTTCTTGGCCGTGGACACTGACCTGTGTAACCTGGCCAAAAGGACCACAGACTACGCTATGCTGGTGACCATGTTTGGTTGGTTCGCCATGGTCATTTCATATGTGGTGTATTATGTCCGTCAGAATCAGGAGGATGCCCGGCGCCACCTGGAGTACCTCAAGTCTCTCCCCAGCAAGCCCAAGAAACCCGACGAGGCGGACGACATAAGCACTGTCGTCTGA